From Bacteroidota bacterium, one genomic window encodes:
- a CDS encoding amino acid permease, with amino-acid sequence MPQLKQALTRFDLTMIAIGSTIGSGIFLTPSLIAHELQTPWLILAVWVVGGLMAVAGALTFAELGGLMPGAGGVYVYLSEAYGGIFGFLYGWAYLLVVNTGGVAALSIAFATYFGYFVPLDPMQLKVAAICGLAIVTIVNVLGVKVGGIFSDIFTLLKMAGILLLIIVGLGWGSSSTTDFSASIGSFTNGLGSALAVAMVGVLWSYGGWQHASFAAAEAKDPKRTVPFAMVVGALTVTVIYLLTNVAYMFLLPIDAIGSSERVAADAIGKVLGPEGAGIIAIAIFISTFGTAGIYTLTAPRIYFAMANDGVFFKKVAEVHPRYQTPAVAILIQSIWAAILILFWGTFNELISYVVFTDWIFFGLAAASVFIFRRTRPNAERPYRTFGYPVTPLFFIALAAWFVFNTFIEKPEQAIAGLGFLALGIPVYYFWRRQNSSAA; translated from the coding sequence ATGCCTCAGCTCAAACAAGCACTCACGCGTTTCGATCTGACGATGATCGCCATCGGCTCGACGATCGGGTCGGGCATTTTCCTGACGCCCTCCCTGATTGCGCATGAACTGCAAACACCGTGGCTCATCCTCGCTGTGTGGGTCGTCGGCGGATTGATGGCTGTGGCGGGCGCGCTTACGTTTGCCGAGTTGGGCGGATTGATGCCCGGCGCAGGAGGTGTGTACGTCTATCTCTCCGAAGCATACGGCGGAATTTTCGGGTTTCTCTACGGCTGGGCATATTTGCTGGTAGTGAACACCGGCGGCGTGGCGGCGCTCAGCATCGCGTTCGCCACCTACTTCGGCTACTTCGTGCCGCTCGACCCGATGCAGCTCAAAGTTGCCGCCATCTGCGGGCTCGCCATCGTTACAATAGTGAATGTGCTGGGGGTGAAAGTCGGCGGCATTTTCTCCGATATCTTCACGTTGCTGAAAATGGCTGGGATTCTTCTCCTTATTATCGTCGGACTCGGCTGGGGTTCGTCAAGCACGACGGATTTTTCGGCATCGATCGGATCCTTCACGAACGGACTCGGTAGCGCGCTTGCTGTTGCGATGGTCGGCGTGCTCTGGTCGTACGGAGGCTGGCAGCATGCCTCGTTTGCCGCTGCGGAGGCAAAAGACCCGAAGCGGACGGTACCGTTTGCGATGGTCGTCGGTGCGTTGACAGTAACGGTGATCTATCTGCTGACGAACGTTGCTTATATGTTTCTTCTTCCCATCGATGCCATCGGCAGCTCCGAGAGGGTTGCCGCGGATGCCATCGGCAAGGTGCTCGGTCCCGAGGGCGCAGGTATCATTGCCATCGCCATTTTTATTTCCACGTTCGGCACCGCGGGCATCTACACGCTGACCGCTCCGCGTATTTATTTTGCGATGGCAAACGACGGCGTGTTCTTCAAAAAGGTTGCCGAGGTTCATCCCCGCTATCAGACGCCGGCCGTTGCCATCCTCATCCAGTCCATTTGGGCGGCGATCCTGATTTTGTTCTGGGGAACGTTCAACGAGCTGATTTCGTACGTTGTGTTCACCGATTGGATTTTTTTCGGACTTGCCGCTGCGAGTGTATTTATCTTCAGAAGAACCCGCCCGAACGCCGAGCGTCCGTACAGAACATTCGGCTATCCTGTGACTCCGCTCTTCTTCATTGCTCTCGCAGCGTGGTTTGTCTTCAATACATTCATCGAGAAGCCCGAACAGGCGATTGCCGGACTCGGGTTTCTTGCTTTGGGAATTCCTGTGTACTATTTTTGGAGGAGACAGAACTCTTCCGCCGCTTAA